Sequence from the Aromatoleum petrolei genome:
GCGCAGCCGGCCCTGGGCGGTGTCGAGCGCGGCGGCGGCCGCCTGCTGCCGGTAGTCGACGCGCTGAGCGTCGAACCAACGCCGCTCACGCAGCGCGATGCGATCCTCGGCGCACTTGCCGGACACCACGTAGGGCAGCACCGTCGGCGACACCGGCAGCCGCGCCTCGCGGTCGAGCACGGCGATGCTGCCGTCCGCATCGTGCGCGCGGATCGCCCGCAGCGCTTCGAGACCAGCGTGGCTCGCGCCGAGCACGACGTAGTCGAACTGTTCCATTCATCGATCCTCGGCGTTGAGCCACACGGGCTCGCGCGGACAGGGGGCATCCAGGAGCTTCGCGGTTTCGGCAATCGCGCGCTCGAAATGCGTTTGGGTCAGATCGGCGCCGGCGAGGCCGCCGATCAGCGACAGGCAGGGAATGCGGTGGCGGCAGTGCTGCAGCGCCGCCAGCGTCTCCTGATGCACGGGGCCGCTGTTCCAGCCGTAGGACACTGCGCGATCCACGACGCCGACCGCGCGCACCTTGTCGAGCGCCGCGACCATCGCGTCGAGCGGGAACGGCCGCAGCGTCTTGATGCGGATGAGGCCGACGCGCTCGCCGCGGTCGCGCGCGGCATCGACCGCATCCTTCGCGGCGCCCGCCATGCTGCCGATCGTCACGAGCGCGTGATCGGCCTCGTCCAGCCGGTATTCCTCGACCAGCGGCGCGTAGCGGCGGCCGAAGCGGCGCGCCCATTCCTCGTGCACCTCGACGATCACGCGCAGCGCGTTCTGCATGCCTTCGCAGTGCCCGCGCCGGTAGCCGACGAAGAGCGCCGGCCCCGGTCCCGTCGCGCCGCCGGTCAGCGGATCGACGCCCATCGGCCGGTCGGGGTCGAGCGCCGCGTGCCAATTCACGTCCGGCGTGCCGAGGAAGTCGTTGACCTCGGCCTGGTCGGGCAGCTCGATGCGGACGATGCCGTTCGACAGGTAGTTGCCGTCGTGATTGACGTTGACCGGCAGCATCACCGAGCGGTCCTCGGCGA
This genomic interval carries:
- the padG gene encoding NADH-dependent phenylglyoxylate dehydrogenase subunit alpha; this translates as MNEVVEKTGLLAEPAGKGVVPRTDAVTAKKEPRILVCDGNEAAAWGVVLSRPDMVAVYPITPQSSLAEYVAQFVADGVLDAELVEAEGEHSVLSVLHGAALAGARTYTASCGQGLAFMFEPYFRTPNLRLPIVMSIVNRDGITPQCVWGGQQDAMTVREVGWVQLFCETVQEVLDTIVMAYRIAEDRSVMLPVNVNHDGNYLSNGIVRIELPDQAEVNDFLGTPDVNWHAALDPDRPMGVDPLTGGATGPGPALFVGYRRGHCEGMQNALRVIVEVHEEWARRFGRRYAPLVEEYRLDEADHALVTIGSMAGAAKDAVDAARDRGERVGLIRIKTLRPFPLDAMVAALDKVRAVGVVDRAVSYGWNSGPVHQETLAALQHCRHRIPCLSLIGGLAGADLTQTHFERAIAETAKLLDAPCPREPVWLNAEDR